A single region of the Fusarium fujikuroi IMI 58289 draft genome, chromosome FFUJ_chr05 genome encodes:
- a CDS encoding probable RVS167 protein has product MSFKGFQKSLTRAPQQFKSKFNIGEHTKDAVYIDAERRFQELETETKKLHDESKKYFESINGMLSHQIEFSKAMTEVYKPISGRMSDPDSMKIEGNPEGIRACEEYEAVVKDLQETLAPELEMIESRIIRPANELLDVIKVIRKTALKREHKRLDYDRHRTTLKKLQDKKERTAKDEKAMWKAEGDVEQATQDFNYFNDLLKDELPKLFQLEREFIQPLFQSFYYMQLNIFYTLHEKMQNCDIGYFDLTLDIEDAFHEKRGDIQEQAEALSICRFKTTGRPRPVRYGAKPALEGPKQPALLTQGGEGSKPSSSTVTSPKIGGYQRPASTANEGAAPPPYTPPTGANAGLAAIAAGKKKPPPPKPKPKPMRLTAPGVETVTALYDYAAQAEGDLSFRAGDVIEIVTRTQNENEWWSGRLQGKEGQFPGNYVQLNS; this is encoded by the exons ATGAGCTTCAAAGGCTTCCAGAAGAGCCTCACTCGG GCCCCACAGCAGTTCAAGTCCAAATTCAACATCGGCGAGCATACCAAAGATGCTGTCTACATCGACGCCGAACGTCGTTTCCAGGAACTCGAGactgagaccaagaagctccaCGATGAGTCCAAAAAGTACTTCGAGTCCATCAATGGCATGCTTTCCCATCAGATCGAGTTCAGCAAGGCCATGACCGAAGTCTACAAGCCCATCTCGGGTCGCATGTCAGACCCAGACTCAATGAAGATTGAGGGTAACCCCGAAGGCATCCGTGCTTGCGAAGAATACGAGGCTGTAGTCAAGGACCTGCAAGAGACGTTGGCACCGGAGTTGGAAATGATAGAATCTAGGATTATCCGTCCCGCTAACGAGTTGCTCGACGTCATCAAGGTGATACGCAAGACCGCCCTAAAGCGTGAACACAAGAGACTTGACTACGACCGACACCGCACAaccctcaagaagctgcagGACAAGAAAGAGCGCACTGCCAAGGACGAAAAGGCAATGTGGAAGGCCGAAGGAGACGTCGAGCAAGCCACCCAGGACTTCAACTACTTCAACGACCTCCTTAAGGACGAGCTACCCAAGCTGTTCCAGCTCGAGCGCGAATTTATCCAGCCCCTCTTCCAATCGTTCTACTATATGcagctcaacatcttctacaCACTCCATGAGAAGATGCAAAATTGCGACATCGGCTATTTCGATCTCACGCTCGACATTGAGGATGCTTTCCATGAGAAGCGCGGCGACATTCAAGAACAGGCCGAGGCACTGTCCATCTGTCGCTTCAAGACCACAGGTCGCCCGCGACCTGTGCGATACGGGGCCAAGCCTGCCCTCGAAGGCCCCAAGCAGCCCGCACTCCTTACACAGGGAGGCGAGGGTTCCAAACCGTCAAGCAGCACTGTGACGAGCCCTAAAATTGGTGGCTATCAACGCCCCGCCTCGACCGCCAACGAAGGTGCCGCTCCTCCGCCGTACACCCCCCCAACAGGCGCCAATGCAGGCCTGGCTGCCATCGCcgctggcaagaagaagccaccGCCTCctaagcccaagcccaaaccCATGCGCCTCACCGCCCCGGGAGTTGAGACTGTAACGGCTCTTTACGATTACGCTGCGCAAGCCGAGGGCGATCTCAGTTTCCGAGCTGGTGACGTTATCGAGATTGTTACAAGGACACAGAACGAGAACGAATGGTGGAGTGGACGACTGCAAGGCAAGGAGGGACAGTTCCCAG GCAATTATGTTCAGCTCAACAGCTGA